The Micromonospora sp. Llam0 genome includes a window with the following:
- a CDS encoding alpha/beta hydrolase — MSRILAAPRIVRTREWARPVPAVRREVLHADVSRDEGRPPLLFVPGFGHGAWVFAEHWLERAAERGFPAYAVSLRGHGDSAVAPRADLRAYVHDVVQAAAGLPRQAVLIGHGAGALVVGHALARYPARAAVLAAPVLGGWPLLGAALRRNPFGTLPAVFGGALRLRAGQLFSRELPEAAALSYVDRLGRASARAQWQLLARQRVEPPVGDPPVLVLGSPDDRVVPAAALDRAARRYGGAPLLFPGMGHDLMLDARWTEPVDAILDWLDKGAG, encoded by the coding sequence ATGAGTCGTATCCTTGCGGCCCCCCGCATCGTCCGTACCCGGGAATGGGCCAGACCGGTACCGGCGGTGCGTCGCGAGGTGCTGCACGCCGACGTGTCGCGCGACGAGGGCCGGCCGCCGCTGCTGTTCGTGCCCGGGTTCGGGCACGGCGCGTGGGTGTTCGCCGAGCATTGGCTGGAGCGGGCCGCCGAGCGCGGGTTCCCGGCGTACGCGGTCAGTCTGCGCGGGCACGGTGACAGCGCGGTGGCACCGCGGGCCGACCTGCGGGCGTATGTGCACGACGTGGTGCAGGCCGCGGCCGGCCTGCCCCGGCAGGCGGTGCTGATCGGGCACGGCGCCGGGGCGTTGGTGGTCGGTCACGCCTTGGCCCGCTATCCGGCGCGGGCCGCGGTGCTGGCCGCCCCCGTGCTCGGCGGCTGGCCACTGCTCGGCGCGGCGTTGCGGCGTAATCCGTTCGGTACCCTGCCGGCCGTCTTCGGCGGGGCGTTGCGGCTGCGCGCCGGTCAACTGTTCAGCCGGGAGCTTCCGGAGGCCGCCGCGCTGTCCTACGTAGATCGTCTGGGGCGAGCGTCGGCTCGGGCCCAGTGGCAGTTGCTGGCCCGCCAGCGGGTCGAGCCGCCGGTCGGCGATCCACCGGTGCTGGTCCTCGGCAGCCCGGACGACCGGGTGGTGCCGGCTGCGGCGTTGGACCGCGCGGCCCGGCGGTACGGTGGCGCACCGTTGCTGTTCCCGGGGATGGGCCACGATCTGATGCTCGACGCCCGCTGGACGGAGCCGGTCGACGCGATCCTCGACTGGCTGGACAAGGGCGCCGGCTGA
- a CDS encoding DUF308 domain-containing protein, translating into MSAGGARRGRRDNGLDASEYAVAGDVDPRVGEHLLDVLAAGGIAAYLQPSSDVNPVTRTTTVPARPVDRLFVDRAHLDTARGYLVQLAEDGPVAPGSSPGTPATGSGQITSPASDPTVPTGAGQQAGRDADVDAVWAGIIANYHAPAPADPTAAPWPAAENLPPVDSLPPVEGMPPVEGRSTGPDPRVGGPHRDGAGGDGDSGDSRDSDSRTGDDGRGRAEPESTATATPDPLPWAVGYTNISVGRRDDEPSLLDGLDTFGTRLPDEPEEGYTPPLPPPLPRLSSAAVLGVLAIIAGFILFVFPTVLPVDRGLAILLGFAGVVGGFVTLIWRLRPDHDEDDDLDDGAVV; encoded by the coding sequence GTGTCTGCGGGTGGCGCGCGTCGGGGGCGGCGGGACAACGGCCTCGACGCATCCGAGTACGCCGTGGCCGGCGACGTCGACCCGCGGGTCGGCGAACACCTGCTCGACGTGCTCGCCGCCGGTGGGATCGCGGCCTACCTGCAGCCGTCGTCGGACGTCAATCCGGTCACCCGCACGACCACCGTACCGGCCCGGCCGGTGGACCGGCTCTTCGTCGACCGGGCGCACCTGGACACCGCCCGGGGCTACCTGGTGCAGTTGGCCGAGGACGGTCCGGTCGCACCGGGCAGCAGCCCCGGTACCCCGGCCACCGGGTCCGGGCAGATCACCTCGCCGGCGTCGGATCCGACTGTTCCGACCGGCGCGGGGCAGCAGGCCGGTCGGGACGCCGACGTCGACGCCGTCTGGGCCGGCATCATCGCCAACTACCACGCTCCGGCTCCGGCGGACCCCACCGCCGCACCCTGGCCGGCCGCCGAGAACCTGCCCCCGGTAGACAGCCTGCCGCCGGTCGAGGGCATGCCGCCGGTCGAGGGCCGGTCTACCGGGCCGGATCCGCGCGTCGGCGGTCCGCACCGGGACGGGGCCGGGGGCGACGGCGACAGCGGCGACAGCCGGGACAGCGACAGCCGGACCGGCGACGACGGTCGCGGCCGCGCCGAGCCGGAGTCCACGGCCACCGCCACGCCGGACCCGTTGCCGTGGGCGGTCGGCTACACCAACATCTCCGTCGGACGGCGGGACGACGAACCGTCCCTGCTGGACGGACTGGACACCTTCGGTACCCGGTTGCCGGACGAGCCGGAGGAGGGTTACACGCCTCCTCTGCCGCCCCCGTTGCCCCGGTTGTCGTCGGCTGCGGTCCTCGGGGTACTGGCGATCATCGCCGGCTTCATCCTCTTCGTCTTCCCGACGGTGCTTCCGGTGGATCGTGGACTGGCCATCCTGCTCGGTTTCGCTGGCGTGGTCGGTGGGTTTGTCACGCTGATCTGGCGGCTACGGCCGGATCACGACGAGGATGACGACCTGGACGACGGCGCGGTCGTCTGA
- a CDS encoding long-chain fatty acid--CoA ligase, with protein sequence MREFSVPPVVTVGDAATLTDPVWDNAETAPDAVQFTRPGPGGQQEVTCREFRDEVVAVACGLIGAGINAGDRVGLMSRTRYEWTLLDYAIWSIGAVTVPVYETSSAEQVAWILADSGAVACVLETNGHAITLASVRDRLPALREVWQLETGGLDEILARGGTVDAAQVQLRRQQLTSTDIATIIYTSGTTGRPKGCVLSHRNMYADIANAVPGLPNLFHEGAATLLFLPLAHSFARLIQIGAVHARATMTHAADPKNLVDDLASVRPTFVLSVPRVFEKVYNAARQRAYDGGKGAIFDRADQVAVAYSEALDTPGGPGLGLRARHAVFDRLVYRKLRAALGGRCRTAISGGAPLGARLAHFFRGVGVTVYEGYGLTETSPAVSVNLQHAIRIGTVGRPLPGVSVRIADDGEVLISGDLVFQGYWNNRQQTDEVLTDDGWFRSGDLGRLDDDGFLTITGRKKELIVTAGGKNVAPAVLEDQLRAHPLVSQCVVVGDRRPFIAALLTVDEDAWPGWLERNGHPTGRTVAELRDDPTLLAELQQAVDEANRAVSAAESIRRFRVLARDFTEASGELTPSLKVKRAVVHANHEAEIAEIYGG encoded by the coding sequence GTGCGCGAGTTCTCCGTACCACCGGTCGTCACGGTCGGTGATGCCGCCACCCTGACCGATCCGGTCTGGGACAACGCCGAGACCGCACCGGACGCGGTGCAGTTCACCCGACCCGGACCGGGCGGGCAGCAGGAGGTGACCTGCCGGGAGTTCCGCGACGAGGTGGTGGCGGTCGCCTGCGGCCTGATCGGCGCGGGAATCAACGCTGGCGACCGGGTCGGTCTGATGAGCCGGACGCGGTACGAGTGGACGCTGCTCGACTACGCGATCTGGTCGATCGGCGCGGTGACCGTGCCGGTGTACGAGACGTCCAGCGCCGAGCAGGTCGCCTGGATCCTGGCCGACTCCGGGGCGGTCGCCTGCGTGCTGGAGACCAACGGGCACGCGATCACCCTGGCCTCGGTCCGCGACCGGCTGCCTGCGCTACGCGAGGTGTGGCAGTTGGAAACCGGTGGTCTCGACGAGATCCTCGCCCGCGGCGGAACCGTCGACGCCGCCCAGGTTCAGCTCCGCCGCCAGCAGCTGACCTCCACCGACATCGCCACGATCATCTACACCAGTGGGACCACCGGACGGCCGAAGGGCTGCGTGCTCAGCCACCGGAACATGTACGCCGACATCGCCAACGCGGTGCCCGGGCTGCCGAACCTGTTCCACGAGGGTGCCGCCACCCTGCTGTTCCTGCCGCTGGCGCACTCGTTCGCCCGGCTGATCCAGATCGGCGCGGTGCACGCCCGGGCCACCATGACCCACGCGGCCGACCCGAAGAACCTGGTCGACGACCTGGCCAGCGTCCGCCCGACTTTCGTGTTGTCCGTACCCCGGGTGTTCGAGAAGGTCTACAACGCGGCCCGGCAGCGCGCGTACGACGGCGGCAAGGGCGCCATCTTCGACCGGGCCGACCAGGTCGCCGTCGCCTACAGCGAGGCGCTGGACACTCCCGGCGGGCCGGGACTCGGGCTGCGTGCCCGGCACGCGGTGTTCGACCGGCTGGTCTACCGGAAGCTGCGGGCCGCGCTCGGCGGTCGGTGCCGCACCGCGATCTCCGGTGGCGCCCCGCTGGGTGCCCGGTTGGCGCACTTCTTCCGCGGCGTCGGGGTGACCGTCTACGAGGGGTACGGGCTGACCGAGACCTCCCCGGCGGTGTCGGTCAACCTGCAGCACGCGATCCGGATCGGCACCGTCGGCCGGCCGCTGCCCGGCGTCAGCGTCCGGATCGCCGACGACGGCGAGGTGCTGATCAGCGGCGACCTGGTGTTCCAGGGGTACTGGAACAACCGGCAACAGACCGATGAGGTGCTCACCGACGACGGCTGGTTCCGCAGTGGCGACCTCGGCCGGCTCGACGACGACGGATTCCTGACCATCACCGGCCGCAAGAAGGAGCTGATCGTCACCGCCGGCGGCAAGAACGTCGCGCCCGCCGTACTGGAGGACCAGTTGCGCGCCCACCCACTGGTCAGCCAGTGCGTGGTGGTCGGCGACCGACGGCCGTTCATCGCCGCGCTGCTCACCGTCGACGAGGACGCCTGGCCGGGCTGGCTGGAACGCAACGGTCACCCGACCGGTCGCACCGTCGCCGAACTGCGCGACGATCCGACGTTGCTGGCCGAACTCCAGCAGGCCGTGGACGAGGCGAACCGCGCCGTCTCGGCCGCCGAATCGATCCGACGGTTCCGGGTGCTGGCCCGGGACTTCACCGAGGCGAGCGGCGAGTTGACCCCGTCGCTGAAGGTGAAACGGGCGGTGGTGCACGCCAACCACGAAGCCGAGATCGCCGAAATCTACGGGGGCTGA
- a CDS encoding endonuclease/exonuclease/phosphatase family protein yields the protein MTADQTTAPQRPGVRLRVLTYNIHGQRDDRAALAEVVRQIAPDVAILQEAPRRWRWRARSAALANAFDMVVGAGGPPPLGNLVLTTLRVRVTGTWSVRFPLTPGRHLRGAVFARCAVGPARFVVVGSHLATDPTERPAQARLLRQACADVDGPVILGLDVNDQPANSDDPPSPGTDTRLAPGTDTPGPGDTGEAWQLAAAGFTDAAAAAGAGLAGTFPGRDPRRRIDAIFVDPRIEVAGCRVVDTPAARRASDHLPVVADLVLTDPAPGLDKRGG from the coding sequence GTGACGGCTGACCAGACGACCGCGCCGCAGCGGCCCGGTGTGCGGCTGCGGGTGCTCACGTACAACATCCACGGCCAGCGTGACGACCGGGCCGCGCTGGCCGAGGTGGTCCGCCAGATCGCACCGGACGTGGCGATTCTGCAGGAGGCACCGCGCCGGTGGCGGTGGCGTGCCAGGTCCGCCGCGTTGGCGAACGCGTTCGACATGGTCGTCGGAGCCGGTGGACCACCGCCGTTGGGCAACCTGGTGCTGACCACCCTGCGGGTACGGGTGACGGGCACCTGGTCGGTCCGGTTCCCGCTGACGCCCGGCCGGCACCTGCGCGGCGCGGTGTTCGCCCGCTGCGCGGTCGGCCCGGCCCGCTTCGTGGTGGTCGGATCGCATCTGGCCACTGATCCGACGGAGCGGCCGGCACAGGCCCGGCTGCTGCGCCAGGCCTGCGCCGACGTCGACGGGCCGGTGATCCTCGGCCTGGATGTCAACGACCAGCCGGCGAACTCCGACGATCCGCCGTCGCCCGGCACCGACACCCGGCTTGCGCCCGGCACCGACACCCCGGGGCCGGGCGACACCGGCGAGGCGTGGCAGTTGGCCGCCGCCGGGTTCACCGACGCCGCTGCCGCCGCCGGGGCCGGCCTGGCCGGCACGTTCCCGGGCCGCGACCCGCGCCGACGGATCGACGCGATCTTCGTCGATCCGCGGATCGAGGTGGCCGGCTGCCGGGTGGTGGACACCCCGGCGGCGCGGCGGGCGAGCGACCATCTGCCGGTCGTTGCCGATCTGGTGCTCACCGATCCGGCACCGGGACTGGACAAGCGGGGCGGCTAG
- a CDS encoding ROK family glucokinase, with amino-acid sequence MTLTIGVDIGGTKVAGGVVDPDGKVLARTRHETPADDVAKTRDVIVEVVLELAANHPVDAVGIGAAGWIDAGRSTVLFAPNLAWRDEPLRDYVSAAIDLPVIVENDANVAAWAEFRHGAGRDAADSMVMFTVGTGIGGGIVYGGELVRGAHGIAAELGHMLAVPDGHQCGCGRQGCIEQYASGNALVRFARAGARQEPDRATKLLALAGGDAEAVTGPMVTTAARSGDPVSCEAFAQIGRWLGIGLADLAQILDPEVMVIGGGVVDAGELLLGPAQRAYTDALAQRVRIPVAEVRPAELGNAAGVVGAADLARRI; translated from the coding sequence GTGACGCTGACCATCGGAGTCGACATCGGTGGCACCAAGGTCGCCGGCGGGGTCGTCGATCCGGACGGGAAGGTCCTGGCCCGGACCCGGCACGAGACGCCGGCCGACGACGTGGCCAAGACCCGGGACGTGATCGTCGAGGTGGTGCTCGAGCTGGCGGCGAACCACCCGGTCGACGCGGTCGGTATCGGGGCCGCCGGGTGGATCGACGCAGGTCGCTCAACTGTGCTGTTCGCCCCGAACCTCGCCTGGCGCGACGAACCGCTGCGGGACTACGTGAGCGCGGCGATCGACCTGCCGGTGATCGTCGAGAACGACGCCAACGTCGCGGCCTGGGCAGAGTTCCGGCACGGCGCCGGCCGGGACGCCGCCGACTCGATGGTGATGTTCACCGTGGGCACCGGCATCGGCGGCGGCATCGTGTACGGCGGCGAACTCGTCCGCGGTGCGCACGGCATCGCCGCGGAACTCGGCCACATGCTGGCGGTTCCGGACGGACACCAGTGCGGCTGCGGCCGGCAGGGCTGCATCGAGCAGTACGCCAGCGGCAACGCCCTGGTCCGGTTCGCCCGCGCCGGCGCCCGGCAGGAACCGGACCGGGCGACCAAACTGCTCGCCCTGGCCGGCGGCGACGCCGAGGCGGTCACCGGGCCGATGGTCACCACCGCGGCCCGCTCCGGTGACCCGGTCTCCTGCGAGGCGTTCGCGCAGATCGGACGTTGGCTCGGCATCGGCCTGGCCGACCTGGCGCAGATTCTCGACCCCGAGGTGATGGTGATCGGCGGCGGCGTGGTCGACGCGGGTGAGTTGCTGCTCGGCCCCGCTCAACGGGCGTACACCGACGCGTTGGCCCAACGGGTCCGCATCCCGGTGGCCGAGGTGCGGCCGGCCGAACTGGGTAACGCCGCCGGTGTGGTCGGTGCGGCCGACCTCGCCCGGCGGATCTGA
- a CDS encoding SRPBCC family protein, with translation MAESSTKSIVVAAPASRVTAVICDFVRYPEWTEALDRVEVRQEYEDGYAREVRFVLDAGVLADEYTLIYEYSEDLSRIEWRLAEPSRMQRRQDGAYDIEDNGDGTTTVTYTLEVELSVGMLGMFRRKAEKMIMDAALTQLKNRVEQLGATETD, from the coding sequence ATGGCGGAGTCCTCCACCAAGTCGATTGTCGTCGCCGCACCCGCGTCCCGGGTGACGGCGGTGATCTGCGACTTCGTGCGCTACCCCGAGTGGACCGAGGCGCTGGACCGGGTCGAGGTGCGCCAGGAGTACGAGGACGGATACGCCCGTGAGGTCCGCTTCGTGCTGGACGCCGGAGTGCTCGCCGACGAGTACACGTTGATCTACGAGTACTCCGAGGATCTGTCCCGGATCGAGTGGCGGCTGGCTGAGCCGTCCCGGATGCAGCGCCGGCAGGACGGTGCGTACGACATCGAGGACAACGGGGACGGAACCACCACGGTGACCTACACGCTGGAGGTGGAGCTCTCCGTCGGGATGCTCGGGATGTTCCGCCGCAAGGCCGAAAAAATGATCATGGATGCTGCCCTGACACAGCTCAAGAACCGAGTGGAACAGCTCGGTGCGACGGAGACAGACTAG
- a CDS encoding trehalose-6-phosphate synthase: MRQSSLVVVANRLPVDDSVARDGACEWRRSPGGLVSALHPILQHTPATWVGWAGGTGPAPSLPDIDGVRMHTVALSHEDIRDHYEGFANATLWPLYHDSVEQPAYHRRWWEAYQRVNQRFAEAAAAAAEPGALVWVQDYHLQLVPGMLRALRPDLLIGFFLHVPFPPPELFMQLPRRAELMLGMLGADLVGFQRAQAAHNFAQLATKVLKVPATDRRIAIDDRVVRIGAFPVSINMSEMESLAARPDVLERARQLRSDLGDPQHVILSVDRMDYTKGIEQRLKAYSELIADGHIKVRDTVMVQVAVPSRERVEQYRILRDRVEREVGRINGEFGRVGEPAIHYLNQSFSRADLAALYRVADIMAVTPLRDGMNLVAKEYVAARVDDDGALLLSEFAGAAAEFQQAYLVNPHDLDGLKLTLMHALEASPTDVADRMRSMRGHLRTHDIRAWVHGYLTALDRTGSLAARLTA, from the coding sequence ATGCGTCAGAGTTCTCTCGTCGTGGTGGCGAACCGACTGCCGGTGGACGACAGCGTCGCGCGCGACGGCGCGTGCGAATGGCGTCGCAGCCCCGGTGGTCTGGTCAGCGCCCTGCACCCGATCCTGCAGCACACCCCGGCCACCTGGGTCGGCTGGGCCGGTGGCACCGGCCCGGCACCGAGCCTGCCGGACATCGACGGCGTACGGATGCACACCGTCGCGTTGTCCCATGAGGACATCAGAGACCACTACGAGGGGTTCGCCAACGCCACACTCTGGCCGCTGTACCACGACTCCGTCGAGCAGCCGGCGTACCACCGCAGGTGGTGGGAGGCGTACCAGCGGGTGAACCAGCGGTTCGCCGAGGCGGCAGCCGCCGCCGCCGAGCCGGGCGCACTGGTCTGGGTGCAGGACTACCACCTGCAACTGGTACCCGGAATGCTCCGGGCGCTGCGGCCCGACCTGCTGATCGGCTTCTTCCTGCACGTTCCGTTCCCGCCGCCGGAGCTGTTCATGCAGCTGCCCCGCCGGGCCGAGCTGATGCTCGGTATGCTCGGCGCCGACCTGGTGGGGTTCCAGCGCGCCCAGGCCGCGCACAACTTCGCCCAGCTGGCGACGAAGGTCCTCAAGGTGCCCGCCACCGACCGGCGGATCGCCATCGACGACCGGGTGGTACGCATCGGCGCCTTCCCGGTGTCGATCAACATGTCCGAGATGGAGTCCCTCGCCGCCCGGCCGGACGTGCTGGAACGGGCCCGTCAGCTGCGGTCCGACCTCGGTGACCCGCAGCACGTCATCCTCAGTGTGGACCGGATGGACTACACCAAGGGCATCGAGCAACGGCTCAAGGCGTACAGCGAACTGATCGCCGACGGGCACATCAAGGTCCGCGACACGGTGATGGTCCAGGTCGCGGTGCCCAGTCGGGAGCGGGTCGAGCAGTACCGCATCCTGCGCGACCGGGTGGAACGCGAGGTCGGGCGGATCAACGGCGAGTTCGGCCGGGTCGGCGAACCAGCGATCCACTACCTCAACCAGTCGTTCAGCCGGGCCGACCTGGCGGCGCTGTACCGGGTCGCCGACATCATGGCGGTCACCCCGCTGCGGGACGGGATGAACCTGGTCGCCAAGGAGTACGTGGCCGCAAGGGTCGACGACGACGGCGCGCTGCTGCTCAGCGAGTTCGCCGGTGCCGCCGCCGAGTTCCAGCAGGCGTATCTGGTCAACCCGCACGATCTCGATGGCCTCAAGTTGACGCTGATGCACGCGCTGGAGGCGTCGCCCACCGACGTGGCGGACCGGATGCGCTCGATGCGCGGGCATCTGCGCACCCACGACATCCGGGCCTGGGTGCACGGCTACCTCACCGCGCTGGACCGCACCGGTTCCCTGGCCGCCCGGCTCACCGCCTGA
- a CDS encoding GAF domain-containing sensor histidine kinase yields the protein MVMLALVAVLTLVTTRDLGELRWVALLAVAGAPAVLVPRHPVIAMLGRLAEVVIVGLATSEVAAAANLRGSIGAGLGASAMLPYLSVPLTVAVLQRRTREATALLGVTALTLALSGLFTTIDGRPQLAQVGYVAVCTQWLILASLGILAAGTLQQVMQARGESKPAPYAEATRLLTQLRSVARQLPGATLDPGSISEHLIEELRAVAPTGRTAVLSGSGGGRLVVLAQAGLDRVDWETTLDADSAIADAWASQLPQTAARSQARSHPGGDVSALVVPLVAGVRTVGLVILETDSANAYPPPVVGRITALTRPAALRLEAALLFDEVRSLATNEERQRLAREIHDGVAQELVMVGYGIDNALATLPAGSDETAEDLRTLRGEVTRVITELRLSLFELRSEVDRHGGLAAAIAEYARTVGSSGRLRVHLSLDESGARLPAATEAELLRIAQEAITNARKHAGAANLWVTCDIDPPYAQIEVSDDGQGIADQRPDGRYGLAIMAERAERIRGRLEIRPRHPSGTTVAVVLGTSPRRDSVRDSVTAPEGE from the coding sequence CTGGTCATGCTCGCGCTGGTCGCGGTGCTGACCCTGGTCACCACCCGGGACCTCGGCGAACTTCGCTGGGTGGCACTGCTGGCGGTCGCCGGCGCTCCGGCGGTGCTCGTCCCCCGCCACCCGGTCATCGCCATGCTCGGCCGCCTCGCCGAGGTCGTCATCGTCGGCCTGGCCACGAGCGAGGTGGCCGCCGCCGCCAACCTGCGCGGCTCCATCGGTGCCGGGCTTGGCGCGTCGGCGATGCTGCCGTACCTGTCGGTGCCGTTGACGGTGGCGGTGCTGCAACGGCGGACCCGCGAGGCGACCGCGCTGCTCGGCGTCACCGCGCTCACCCTGGCCCTCAGCGGGTTGTTCACCACGATCGACGGCCGACCGCAGCTGGCCCAGGTCGGCTACGTCGCGGTCTGTACGCAGTGGCTGATCCTGGCCAGCCTCGGCATCCTGGCCGCCGGCACGCTGCAGCAGGTGATGCAGGCCCGTGGGGAGAGCAAGCCGGCCCCGTACGCGGAGGCCACCCGGCTGCTCACCCAGCTGCGCAGCGTCGCGCGGCAGCTGCCCGGGGCCACGCTCGACCCCGGCAGCATCTCGGAGCATCTGATCGAGGAGCTGCGGGCGGTGGCGCCGACCGGACGCACCGCGGTGCTCTCCGGCAGCGGTGGGGGGCGGCTGGTGGTGCTCGCCCAGGCCGGTCTGGACCGGGTCGACTGGGAGACGACCCTGGACGCCGATTCGGCCATCGCCGACGCCTGGGCCAGCCAGCTGCCGCAGACCGCGGCCCGCTCGCAGGCCCGGTCGCATCCCGGCGGTGACGTGTCGGCGCTGGTGGTGCCGCTGGTCGCCGGGGTGCGCACGGTCGGTCTGGTGATTCTGGAGACGGACAGCGCCAACGCCTATCCGCCGCCGGTGGTCGGCCGGATCACCGCGTTGACCCGCCCGGCTGCGCTGCGGTTGGAGGCCGCGCTGCTGTTCGACGAGGTCCGGTCGCTGGCCACCAACGAGGAACGGCAACGGCTGGCCCGGGAGATCCACGACGGGGTCGCCCAGGAGTTGGTGATGGTCGGCTACGGCATCGACAACGCCCTGGCCACCCTGCCGGCGGGCAGTGACGAGACCGCCGAGGACCTACGGACACTGCGCGGCGAGGTCACCCGGGTGATCACCGAGCTGCGGCTGAGCCTGTTCGAGCTGCGCAGTGAGGTGGACCGGCACGGCGGGCTGGCGGCGGCGATCGCCGAGTACGCCCGTACCGTCGGATCGTCCGGCCGGTTGCGGGTGCACCTGTCGCTGGACGAGTCCGGGGCCCGGCTGCCGGCGGCCACCGAGGCGGAACTGCTGCGCATCGCGCAGGAGGCGATTACCAATGCGCGCAAGCATGCCGGCGCCGCGAATCTGTGGGTCACGTGCGACATTGACCCGCCGTACGCGCAAATAGAAGTGTCGGATGACGGTCAGGGGATCGCCGACCAGCGTCCAGACGGGCGGTACGGTCTTGCGATCATGGCAGAGAGAGCGGAACGTATCCGGGGCCGGTTGGAGATCAGGCCACGACACCCGAGCGGAACGACCGTGGCAGTGGTGCTCGGAACCTCGCCCCGGCGCGATAGCGTGCGCGATAGCGTGACAGCACCAGAAGGGGAGTAG
- a CDS encoding NAD(P)/FAD-dependent oxidoreductase translates to MSTSADYDSPTAGADRWRDDRPISEQGENVCVIGAGASGLCAVKNLREQGFGVDCYERETGVGGAWNWRHDRSPVYASTHLISSKPFSQYPDFPLPDSWPDYPHHSQLLAYLERYADHFDLRRHIWFGTEVVRVEPAPGDRWDVTTRSAGGNGAQRTQRYAAVIVANGHNWAPRLPNYDGLSDFTGQVIHASAYHDATQLRGRRVLVVGGGNTGCDIAVEAGQQAARCWHSTRRGYWYTPKYLFGRPSDQVNAGLLARRLPRWLRQGVLHRLLRLVVGDQTRFGLPAPEHRVFDAHPVVNSQLVLHIGHGTVRPVPDVARFRRHTVELADGTEVDPDLVVLATGYQPQFDFLDPRVLGVDADGRPRLHLHAFAPGHPTLSVVGLVQAEFGVFPLVHWQSVLVARWLRARSADPAATAALAARIEAGAGRPWHDAKVTDPARRWFEVSHVTYLRALQETLDSLEVAAR, encoded by the coding sequence GTGTCTACTTCCGCTGACTACGACAGCCCCACCGCCGGTGCCGACCGGTGGCGGGACGACCGCCCGATCTCCGAACAGGGTGAGAACGTCTGCGTCATCGGTGCCGGGGCGAGCGGTTTGTGCGCGGTCAAGAACCTGCGCGAACAGGGGTTCGGGGTCGACTGTTACGAGCGGGAGACGGGTGTCGGCGGTGCCTGGAACTGGCGCCACGACCGCAGCCCGGTCTACGCCAGCACCCATCTGATCTCGTCGAAGCCGTTCAGCCAGTACCCCGACTTCCCACTGCCGGACAGTTGGCCCGACTACCCGCACCACAGCCAGCTGCTGGCCTATCTGGAACGCTACGCCGACCATTTCGATCTGCGCCGGCACATCTGGTTCGGCACCGAGGTGGTACGGGTCGAACCGGCGCCGGGGGACCGGTGGGACGTGACGACCCGCAGCGCCGGCGGCAACGGTGCCCAACGCACCCAACGCTACGCCGCCGTGATCGTCGCCAACGGACACAACTGGGCACCCCGGCTGCCCAACTACGATGGACTGTCCGATTTCACCGGGCAGGTGATCCACGCGTCGGCCTACCACGACGCGACCCAGCTGCGCGGCCGGCGGGTACTGGTGGTGGGTGGCGGCAACACCGGCTGCGACATCGCGGTCGAGGCCGGGCAACAGGCGGCCCGCTGCTGGCACTCCACCCGCAGGGGCTACTGGTACACCCCGAAGTACCTGTTCGGCCGGCCGAGTGACCAGGTCAACGCGGGCCTGCTCGCCCGGCGTCTGCCGCGTTGGCTGCGCCAGGGAGTTCTCCACCGGCTGCTCCGGTTGGTCGTCGGGGACCAGACCCGGTTCGGGCTACCGGCTCCGGAGCACCGGGTGTTCGACGCGCATCCGGTGGTCAACAGCCAACTCGTCCTGCACATCGGGCACGGTACGGTCCGCCCGGTGCCCGACGTGGCCAGGTTCCGCCGGCACACCGTGGAGCTCGCCGATGGCACCGAAGTGGATCCCGACCTCGTCGTCCTCGCCACCGGTTACCAGCCCCAGTTCGACTTCCTCGACCCGCGGGTGCTCGGCGTCGACGCGGACGGTCGGCCCCGCCTGCACCTGCACGCCTTCGCCCCGGGCCACCCGACGCTGTCGGTGGTCGGGCTGGTGCAGGCGGAGTTCGGGGTCTTCCCGCTGGTCCACTGGCAGAGCGTGCTGGTCGCCCGGTGGCTGCGCGCCCGGTCGGCGGACCCGGCGGCCACCGCGGCCCTCGCCGCCCGGATCGAGGCCGGCGCGGGACGGCCCTGGCACGACGCCAAGGTGACCGACCCGGCCCGGCGCTGGTTCGAGGTCAGCCACGTCACCTACCTGCGCGCGCTGCAGGAGACCCTGGACAGTCTGGAGGTGGCGGCCCGATGA